The [Limnothrix rosea] IAM M-220 genome contains the following window.
TGGCAAAATCGCTCAGTGCGGGAACCGAGTTGGGGACATCTCCATAAAAATCTCATGGCGGTCAATCAAGGCGTTGGTAATGGAGACAGTTGGGCGATCGCCACCTGGACAGACCAAACTGCCATAACCCTCGCAACTATCCTTAAA
Protein-coding sequences here:
- a CDS encoding DUF3750 domain-containing protein, producing the protein MTTVELRAAKIPKIGWIAVHCWFVVRAENTETRWEIWQNRSVREPSWGHLHKNLMAVNQGVGNGDSWAIATWTDQTAITLATILK